In the Dermochelys coriacea isolate rDerCor1 chromosome 23, rDerCor1.pri.v4, whole genome shotgun sequence genome, GGCACTTAGCTCCCTGTTCCTGGCAGGGCCGGCCAGGCTTCCTGGACAATGTCACCCCCCCACGCCCCGGCCCCAGATCTGTTTACAGTGGAAATCGCCCAGTGCCAGGAAATTCACAGAGCACGACTGGGAGCCCAGGGCACCATTGGGGGACGCTAACCCAgccggaggggagggggaggctgaacaaggttttggggtgggggggcattagTGGTGAAGTCCTGGCTTCTGAATCCTGGTGGGCTGACAGGCCTGAGCCCCCTGCGGGAGGATTTACACTTGGGCCGGGGGGCAGGGAAACAGGACCCTAATTCTCCGCTGGTCTGGggcagtggacaatgccagggtAGCACAGGGCAAGAGGGATCGcatgtgagggtgggggggggggatggacagagcggagctggggcggggggggggcgggtggagGAAGGATCAGGTAGAAGGGGACCTGTGAGGTATCTCAGGAGGAAAAGACAGACCCAAGCCAAGCAAGCTGGACAGATGTCTCTTGTCCGCCTGGCTCTGGCGAGGGTGGCGCACTGGGAATCCCTAGCTAGAAATCCCTAGCTAGGCAGCCAACGGTCTAAGGGCAGGGAGGTGAGACAGTgacagagccggggagagaacccaggagtcctggctcccagcccccccgctcttaCCCACCAACCCCcaaagagctggggagagaacccaggagtcctggctcccagcccccacagagccgggcagagaacccaggagtcctggttcccagacccccctgctctaacccaccagaccccccagagctggggagagaacccaagagtcctgactctcagttccTCCTGCtctaactagggtgaccagacagcaaatgtgaaaaatcaggacacgggggggggggggggaataggagcctatataagaaaaggaccccaaaatcaggactgtccctataaaattgggacatctggtcactctagctctaacccaccagcccccccagagctggggagagaacccagaagtcctggctccctgccccccctcccgctctaacccaccagctccccactcccctcccagagccagggatggaacccaagagtcctggctcccacccatGCATCCCACAGCtctgagaatattttcttcccacTCCCCCCGTTTTTCCATTGTGTTTCCCTCCCCCTGTGTGGCCAGGACTGACCCCACTGTGTCCCCTCCTGGCTCTAGGCAGCAGATTACCCAGTTTGCAAGGCGGGGGGGGAGGATCATGGGGGGGCGCTGTGGAATGGATTCCAGGGGCAAAGAGGCTCAAAAACAGGCCCAGCTCCGGACCGAAGGTCGCGCTTTAATGGTAAGAAATACaaacatttctctctccccacaaaGCTTTGCTGGAGAGTGAACtcgaggcagggctgggggaggggaatggacaTTTATACACCGCGGGGGGGCAATATACAGAGATATAAAAAAATATACGCAGAGATCCATCCTGCTATTTaacatggggggggcagagacacGGAGGGCCAGGGGCAGGCGTTAAGGTCAGCGTGCCAGGCCTGGGGCTCGCAGCGGACACACCGAAGGACTGGGGTGAGGAGACCCAGCAATTAGCACAAGATcagaccatggccctgcccccccgcccccccgtggCAGACTGGGGGTGGCTCCGGATGGAGCTCAGGtcagcctccagccctgccccccccttgCACTCAGTTGCTGGGAGGTGGGCTCATCCCTAGCACCCAGGTAGCAGCTTTCATCAGAGAAACCcaacttcctccctccccacaccgccTCCTTGGGGCAGCATCATGAGCTCCACtttagagggggaaactgagacacagactgACACATGGACTTGCCTGGGGACACACAGGGGATCAAtgacagagctggggatagaacccaggagtcctggcttccagcccccactgccctcaccactagacccctctcccctcctccagagccagggagagaacccaggagtcctggctcccagcccccctgctctaaccaccagaccccattcccctcctccagagccagggagagcacacaggagtcctggctcccagcccccctgctctaaccactagaccccactccccttccagagccaaggatagaacccaggagtcctggctcccactcttCCCTCacgtgctctaaccactagaaccccctcccctcctccagagccagggagagaacccaggagtcctggctcccagcccctctgctctaacccatGAGACCCTAGGCCCTCCACCCCTCGTGAATATAATCCATTAATGTCTCAAGTAACTTTCCTTCCATGGGGGTGGAGCCCCAGGCATAAAatagagggtgggggaggagggaactcAAGTCATTTTCACAGCGTTACCCAAATCACTTTTCTCATGGctgatcctgccccccaaccagTGCCACTGCTCTTGTCCAAGTCCATCTCTTGTGACCCCGGAGTCCAGATGGGGTATGAGATGGTTACACATAAAACCAACATCAAAGTGTCTCTTCTTTCCATTCAGGAGTTCCTTCTCCCATTGGGAGAGGGGAATGAGGGAGAGGATGGGGGATGCTGACTGACTGGTGGATTATTTGGTCAACTGCTGAGATGATTGGTGGAATGACTGGTTGATTAATTGATTAGTTGATTGTTCCACCGGTTGATTGAGTGGTTGATTGGTGGCATGATTCTTGACTATTCCATTGATAGGTTGGCTTATTCGATTGGTTGATCGTTGACCATTCCACCGACCAATCGGTTGGTTGATTGTTGACTATTCCACTGGTTGGCTGACTGGTCAATTGGCAGGTTGATTCCTGACTAGTCCGTTGATGGGTTGAAGGGTTGCTTGGTTGATTTTTGACTGTTCCATGGGTCAATTAGTTGGTAGATAACTTAGTTGGCAGGTCCATTGGTTGGTTGATGGGTCCATTGGCCAATTGATGCGTGAGGGGGGGGCTGACTGTTGATAGCTCATTTTGTCAGCCAATGGGCCGATTGTTTTTTGGTGGTAGTTTGATGTTGATCAATTGACGGGTTGATTTACAAATGGATTGACAGGTGGGTTGGTGGATTGATTAAAGGGCTCATTAATAGATAGAGGTATTGATGAGTTGACCAGTCAACGGATGAGTGGGTGGATTAGGATTCCAGAAATCCATACAGACAAGGAGGTGAAAATTAGGATCAAACACATCAGGCTTTCCATTGAAGGTAGGATCGCCATCCTCGGAGAACCGGTACTGTCATGGGGAGGGGGCCGGCTGGGGGGTAAGAATAAGTgaacaaaagaaaagaatgaaaggaagagatggtggaagaggggaagggaaagagagcaggagcaaaagaaagagaagggggaagagcATGAAAGAAGGgtgaggaagaaggaaagaacaaGAGAACACATGCAAGGGAAGAGGGGGATGGCTGAAGCATGGGGGGCGTGGATGAAGGGATGGGGAGCAGAAAGATGGATGGGTGGAGGGAATAGGGGGGAATGGAGGGGAGCTGAGCCTCCTCTCCTATAGCCCAATCTCATCATCCAGCTCATCATCAAATGTGTATCCATGCCCGGagccttcctcctcttcttcttcctcctcccctgcctggggagcTGCCCCATGGCCCAGCTCCTGTCCCCCCACCGGCCTCTCCGCCCTGACGTCCTCGCTCCGGGGCTGCTCCCCGCCCTTGTCCATGACCCCCAACACCTCATCCAGAATGGATGGCCCCAGATCCAACTCGAAGGAGAAGAGGGACTCAGCGTGTTGCAGTTCCCCCTCCCAGCCATCAGGGGGCAAATCCAAGGCACCAGGGCCACCCCCCAAATCAGCCGGGCTGCCGGAGGACCCCGAGAGGCGGCTGGGGGACTGAGCCGGTGCCAAGGCCTCggtggtggggggcagcccgTTGGCCTTGGGGCCCCCATGGTTGCTGAGAAAGGAGGTGTCCCCGAAGGCGTCCCCGCCCCGGCCGACGTGCATGGTGTGCCGGAAATCCCCCAGCGGGGCGCTGATCATGTCCCGGCCAATGCGGGGCCTCTTCTTCGACTGGGAGATGGGGGACTGCTTCAGAATCGGCATCTggggggcacagagagagagacatggggGTCAGGGAGACAGGACCCCGTgcctctagggggcaccagctccaCTGCAGGACTGGCTGTctcaaagggggtggggaatggggcacggggcctttcccctctaggggttgctgcctcccatccagccccaggagaGGGACTGGATGTCTCggggggctgggaatgggtgacagggaaagggtttctctcctgcacccccataTCTTTGGATAAATAGGGGTCACCCACTAAGGGTGTTGATCCCCGGCAAAATATCCCCCACTCTGTGACAAGGGATTATTTCAGAGGGCGTggaaggcaggactcctgggttctctccccggcccTGGGGGGAATGGCAGGGAGGATGTAGCTCTAGCCCAGGCCAGTGGGGAttgagagggatggggggggaatcGAGGGCTGGACAGCTGGGACGGTGGGGGGAGGTGGCATTTCCTGTCCTGGGGAAGTGAAGTCAGTTTCCTCTGGCTGTTCTCCCCCAAGCCAGCTGGGAACCCTGGCTTTGTGCCAGATCAGAGCTGGCAGGGGGGAGCTCACATCGGGGGTGAGGAGAGCCCAGCTCGGGCAGGTGATGGGGGGTTCCAATTAGGGGGAGGGACAGCTaggggggcaggggattggggggagACAGCTGGACAGGATGTgggttgctctgatggagggggTGGTAGGACAgggccagggatggggcagaTCAGATGGGGGGCTGGCTGGACAAGGCGGGGTACAGGGTGGCACAGAGGGGGGGCACTGGATGGACAAAGCAGCCCCATCTATCAGAACAGCTGGAATCcagagcagctgggctggggttccccacccccatgaaTGGACAGGGAGACCCCTCTGTCTGTCTGGGACTGGGGGGGTTGTAatggggggaaggaaagagagatgaaagtgtgagtgagagagaagagaaggaaaaggaggaaggagaCAATGACTAGGGAAGAGAGGGGCTAGAAGGGGCCTTTCTGATGGAGATACAGTGGGAGGGCAAGGAGCAGggaacccacacccccatccccatcccacctGGTTCCCATGAGtcaccgccccccaccccacccccaagccgCTCCCctggggaaaggagtggggtggggaacctGTCTGACCAGATTCCTGCTCCGCCCCGCTGCCAGGGGACCCGGATCCAAGCTGAGCCCAGTGCCACAACAaacaagggggctgggagccaggacacctgggttctctccctggctgtgcaaggggaatggggtctagtggtttggagcaggagggggctgggagccaggactcctgggttctctcactggctgtggaaggggagtggggtctagtggttacagcaggggggtgttgggagccaggactcctgggttgtctCCCTGGCTGTGGGTGAGTCATACTGCAGTGCTGGCAGTGGGATCCCAGCTGGCAGTGGCTGGGAGGGGATCTAATGGGTAGGGTTGATTCAGGCTTCAGGGGAACAATGATTCTGCTGGCGGGGGCAGGACAGGTTTTGGTCCAGCCCCATCCCCAACAAGTGGGAACAAGAGGTACAGCCAGTCCCTGGGAGCGCAGtcagcagggctgggaggcacaggacagaacccaggagtcctggctcccaacccccctcctgcactctaacCAAtagaccccacacccctccaagagcaagggagagaacccaggagtcctggctcccagctgcgcccccccacccccacccaccgctcccttcccagagccacctCTAGCTCAGGGATTCCCTTCAgtgccccccattccccaccccatgaCAGTGCCTAGCAGCCCAGTCATGGGCCTGGCCCCCGCAGTGCTGGGCATGGAACGTTACTAGGTCTATTATGGtagcgcctaggagccccagctctggatccccattgtgctaggtgctgcacactgttaggtgtattacagtagcacctaggagctccagCTCTCAACCGTGAcctcattgtgcaaggtgctgtgtgTTGTTCATTAGGTGAATTATAGTCGCACctagccccttcctcccccccaccatggccGCATGGTGCCAGGCCCTGTACCTTTTATTGCTATTAGGGGTATTATGGTAGCCCCAAGGCACTGCCCCTCTCTCGCCCCACCAGCTATGCGAGAGAGGGGCAGTGCCTTGGGGCTACCATAAT is a window encoding:
- the CDC42EP5 gene encoding cdc42 effector protein 5 isoform X2; protein product: MPILKQSPISQSKKRPRIGRDMISAPLGDFRHTMHVGRGGDAFGDTSFLSNHGGPKANGLPPTTEALAPAQSPSRLSGSSGSPADLGGGPGALDLPPDGWEGELQHAESLFSFELDLGPSILDEVLGVMDKGGEQPRSEDVRAERPVGGQELGHGAAPQAGEEEEEEEEGSGHGYTFDDELDDEIGL
- the CDC42EP5 gene encoding cdc42 effector protein 5 isoform X1, whose translation is MTAEGRADALRSPSQWVEMPILKQSPISQSKKRPRIGRDMISAPLGDFRHTMHVGRGGDAFGDTSFLSNHGGPKANGLPPTTEALAPAQSPSRLSGSSGSPADLGGGPGALDLPPDGWEGELQHAESLFSFELDLGPSILDEVLGVMDKGGEQPRSEDVRAERPVGGQELGHGAAPQAGEEEEEEEEGSGHGYTFDDELDDEIGL